Below is a genomic region from Candidatus Diapherotrites archaeon.
CCTCGTCCGACAACTCGAAAAAAGTTCCCGGCTTCGGCCCGCCCGTGTTGTTGACAAGAATGTCGACTCTGCCGAACCTTTTCACGGCGCGTTCAACAAGATTTTCAATTTCCTCCGCCCGGTTCAAATCGCATTTTTGCGCGAAAACGTTTTCCGGACCGGATTTTTCGGCAAGCGCCTTTTCGGCCTTTTCCAAATTCTCCTCGTTGTGCGAGCAGATGCAAACCCTTGCATTGTCCCTGAGCAGGGTTTCCGCGCACGCAAAGCCGAGGCCCTTGCTTGCGCCGCAAACCAGCGCAACCCGTTTCCCGTGGTCCATGAACAGTTTATTTCCGGAAAAGGGTTTTATTGGTTTTCATTCAAGCTGCCCCCGCTCTCATTTCAATTCTTCCAGTTTTTTCAGCACTTCTTCAGCATGCCCTTCAACGCTTACTTTCGGCCAGGCGTGCGCAACCTTTCCTTCCGGAGAAATCAGGAACGTGCTCCTTGTGACGCCGTCGAATTCCTTGCCATACATCATTTTTTTGCCCCATGCGCCGTACTTTTTCAGGACTTCCTTGTTTTCGTCGCTCAAAAGCTTGATGCCGAGGGAATGCTTTTCGATGAAAGCGCAATGGCTTTTTCCGGAATCCGGGGAAACGCCGAGCACAACCGCGCCCAGGTTTTCAAATTCCCTGTTTTTTGCCGTGAAATCAATTGCCTCGACCGTGCAGCCGGAAGTGTCGTCCTTTGGGTAAAAATAAAGCACAACCCATTTGTCACTGAAATCTTTGAGGCATATTTTTTTGCCGTTCCCATCCGGCAGACAGAACGCGGGCGCCCAGGCCCCAACAGACAAATCCATCAAATCACCATGAAAAGAATGACTTGGGATTTTAAGAATGTTTTTCCAGATTGGCGTCCCGGCTTTTTTCAGATAAGCATGTTCGCAGCCAATTTTTTATGCTTTGCGCTGCACTTTTTGGTTAATGGCGAATTTCAAGCGAATCGTTTCCCTGGCGCCAAGCAACACAGAAATAATCTTCGCGATTGGCGCGGAAAAAAACCTTGTCGGCGTGACAGCTTACTGCGATTTTCCGCCTGAAGCGAAAAGCCTTCACAAAACAGGCCTGTGGACAAGCAGCCAGAATCTTGACGCCATTGAACGCCTGAAGCCGGATCTCCTGCTGGCCTCGATGTTCGTGCCGCAAAACGTCAGGGAATGGTCTGAGGGGAATGGCATCCGGCTCGTCAAACTTTTCCCGCAGACAATTGGGCAGGTGAATGAAAGCATCCTTGAAATCGGCGGGCTCTGCGGCAAGGAAAAGAATGCCGTCAAAGCCGTGCACGGAATGACGGAACGGCTTGAAGCCATAAAAGCCGAATCCGAAAAGCTTTCGCATAAGCCGAAGATTTATTCGGAGGAATTCAACGATCCGCCGACCGTTGCGCAGAACTGGGTGCCTGAACTGATTGAAATCGCCGGTGGCGTTCCGATGGGAAAAAGCGGCGAGCTAAGCAGGGAAGTTTCAGCAAAAGCTGTTGGTGCGTTCAATCCTGATGCAATAGTCCTGCACTGGTGCGGTTTCGGCAACAGGCAGGAGCCGGCCTCGCTGGAAAGCCGGCTCGGCTGGAAAAACATTCCCGCGGTGCGGGCCGGCAGGATTTTTGCCCTGCACGATTCGCTTCTCAACAGGCCATCGCCAAGGATGGTTGAAGGCTGTGAACTGCTTCAAAAGATTTTCGGATTGCTGGTTGAAGCCTAGCCCCACCAGAAGCTCTTGTCCTTCCGCCTTTCCTCAAGCGCCTTTTTCTTGTCGAAATCCGACATTTTTTCCGTTCCGGTCTTTCCGAGCCTTTTTGCCTGCTCGTCAATTTCAAGCGTGTGCTTGCAGTCGTCGCAAAGCTTCCTTCCGCCAAGTATGAGGCTTCCGCAGTTCTCGCATTTGGGCATTATTCAACCACCGCAAGACTTTTGGCTGAACTGGCATTTAATTTTTTGCCCGGAAAGCCGGCCGGGAGGGGAAAAGCAAAAACCGGCGTTACCTTTAAATACTACCTTGCACTATTAGGATACCGAACTAAAAAGTTCATAAAACAAACTTTGGATATGAATTTGGTTTGGGTTGTGAATTGCTTAGTTTTATATTTGTCCTTAATTTATTTATATTGCCTTCGAAAACCGAATAAAAATGGGGGACAAGAACGGGGTGATTTGGAATGAGTTTGGTTACTTTGACTTTTGGTGAAAATAATTCCGCGGGAAGCGGGCACGTCGAGATTGTGACTGCCAATGACAGGTTTCTCTCCGAGGCCAAGCAGACCGGCGTGATGAAAGTGTCCAAGATTGACAAGTTTGTCGGCACCGACGAGCTGTGCGTTCTGGGC
It encodes:
- the bcp gene encoding thioredoxin-dependent thiol peroxidase, giving the protein MDLSVGAWAPAFCLPDGNGKKICLKDFSDKWVVLYFYPKDDTSGCTVEAIDFTAKNREFENLGAVVLGVSPDSGKSHCAFIEKHSLGIKLLSDENKEVLKKYGAWGKKMMYGKEFDGVTRSTFLISPEGKVAHAWPKVSVEGHAEEVLKKLEELK
- a CDS encoding cobalamin-binding protein — protein: MANFKRIVSLAPSNTEIIFAIGAEKNLVGVTAYCDFPPEAKSLHKTGLWTSSQNLDAIERLKPDLLLASMFVPQNVREWSEGNGIRLVKLFPQTIGQVNESILEIGGLCGKEKNAVKAVHGMTERLEAIKAESEKLSHKPKIYSEEFNDPPTVAQNWVPELIEIAGGVPMGKSGELSREVSAKAVGAFNPDAIVLHWCGFGNRQEPASLESRLGWKNIPAVRAGRIFALHDSLLNRPSPRMVEGCELLQKIFGLLVEA